A single genomic interval of Gammaproteobacteria bacterium harbors:
- the pal gene encoding peptidoglycan-associated lipoprotein Pal, giving the protein MKSLKLSRFAAMVMLAAMVAACSGNKGDSGASTGDTMGDGTAMGDGSATSIGTGTDGGLTPEEMRMRAEQGGLQYVFYFDFDQSQLSPEIRAALDAQAAVLRNSNTPVRIEGHADERGTREYNLALGERRAKAVSQYLILQGIDRSRVETISYGEERPAALGEDEASWSRNRRVELK; this is encoded by the coding sequence GTGAAGAGCCTGAAATTGAGTCGGTTTGCAGCGATGGTCATGTTGGCCGCGATGGTTGCCGCCTGTAGCGGCAACAAGGGTGACAGCGGTGCCTCTACCGGCGACACCATGGGTGACGGCACCGCAATGGGTGACGGCAGTGCCACCTCGATCGGTACCGGCACCGATGGGGGTCTCACACCCGAGGAAATGCGCATGCGCGCGGAGCAGGGTGGTCTGCAGTACGTGTTTTATTTCGATTTCGACCAGTCGCAGCTGAGCCCGGAAATCCGTGCCGCACTCGATGCGCAGGCAGCGGTCCTGCGTAACAGCAATACGCCCGTGCGTATCGAAGGCCATGCCGATGAGCGCGGCACGCGCGAATACAATCTTGCACTCGGCGAGCGCCGTGCCAAGGCGGTGTCCCAATACCTGATTCTGCAGGGTATCGATCGCAGCCGTGTTGAAACCATCAGCTATGGCGAAGAGCGCCCCGCAGCGCTTGGCGAGGATGAAGCCAGCTGGTCGCGCAACCGGCGCGTCGAGCTGAAGTGA
- the tolB gene encoding Tol-Pal system protein TolB, which yields MRFAGIVLLLFCGALSAAELTIEITSGNDNPTSIAVVPFGAPPGLLPPEAIDSIVSADLQRSGLFAPLKVSDMIAQPHDQSEVFYNDWRLLGVDYLVVGRMTRDAAGLYRAQFELHDVLRQSRLSQETVNGSEAQLRDIAHYISDKVYEKLTGVRGAFSTKVAYVSAAQLGPNRQSFRLIKADADGERAQTILESSEPILSPAWSPDGKQLAYVSFEDHRPGIYKQVIASGQREKLTSFPGLNSAPAWSPDGRRMAMVLSKDDNPEIYMLDLVTRQFTRLTQHFAIDTEPSWMPDGRSLLFTSDRGGKPHIYQIDITTRELKRLTFEGAYNARPRAMPDGSGIIYVHRSQPGGPFHIALQNLQRNTVKVLTETSYDESPSVAPNGSMIIYATKRLGKGILGVVSVDANVKYFLPSASRDVREPAWSPYIK from the coding sequence ATGCGCTTTGCTGGTATTGTCCTGTTGCTGTTCTGCGGCGCGTTGAGTGCGGCCGAACTGACCATCGAGATCACGTCGGGCAATGACAACCCGACCTCGATTGCGGTGGTGCCGTTCGGTGCTCCGCCCGGGCTGCTGCCGCCGGAGGCCATCGACTCGATCGTGTCGGCGGATCTGCAGCGCAGCGGCCTGTTCGCGCCGCTCAAGGTTTCCGACATGATCGCGCAACCGCACGATCAGTCCGAAGTGTTCTACAACGACTGGCGCCTGCTCGGGGTCGATTACCTGGTGGTCGGGCGCATGACGCGCGATGCCGCGGGTCTCTACCGGGCGCAGTTCGAACTCCACGATGTGCTGCGTCAGAGTCGCCTGTCGCAGGAAACCGTCAATGGCTCCGAGGCGCAACTGCGTGACATTGCGCACTATATCAGTGACAAGGTGTACGAGAAGCTGACCGGTGTGCGCGGAGCGTTCTCCACCAAGGTGGCTTATGTCTCCGCCGCGCAACTTGGACCGAACCGCCAGAGTTTCCGTCTGATCAAGGCCGATGCCGATGGCGAGCGCGCCCAGACGATCCTCGAATCATCGGAGCCGATCCTGTCACCGGCCTGGTCGCCGGATGGCAAGCAGCTTGCCTATGTGTCCTTCGAGGATCACCGCCCCGGTATCTACAAGCAGGTCATCGCGAGTGGCCAGCGCGAGAAGCTCACCTCGTTTCCGGGCCTCAACAGCGCGCCCGCGTGGTCGCCCGATGGCCGGCGCATGGCGATGGTGCTGTCAAAGGACGACAACCCCGAGATCTACATGCTCGACCTCGTGACGCGCCAGTTCACGCGCCTCACCCAACACTTCGCGATCGATACCGAGCCGTCCTGGATGCCCGACGGGCGATCATTGCTGTTTACCTCGGATCGCGGTGGCAAACCCCACATCTACCAGATCGACATCACGACGCGCGAACTCAAACGCCTCACATTCGAGGGAGCCTACAACGCCCGTCCGCGCGCCATGCCCGACGGGTCGGGAATCATCTATGTTCACCGCAGCCAGCCAGGAGGCCCGTTCCATATTGCACTGCAGAATCTGCAGCGCAACACGGTCAAGGTGCTGACTGAAACCAGTTACGACGAATCACCCAGTGTCGCGCCCAACGGGAGCATGATAATTTACGCGACGAAGCGATTGGGTAAGGGTATACTCGGCGTCGTATCGGTGGATGCCAATGTCAAGTATTTCCTGCCCTCAGCCTCGCGTGATGTGCGCGAGCCGGCGTGGTCCCCGTACATCAAATGA
- the ruvB gene encoding Holliday junction branch migration DNA helicase RuvB, which translates to MIETDRLVAAEVKQNEDVIDRAVRPRTLADYVGQPVAREQMEIFVAAARGRKEALDHTLIYGPPGLGKTTLAHIIANEMGVSMRSTSGPVLEKAGDLAALMTNLEPGDVLFIDEIHRLSPQVEEVLYPAMEDFQLDIMIGEGPAARSIKLELPQFTLVGATTRAGLLTSPLRDRFGIVQRLEFYSVADLAWIVARSGRILGIELEEAGAREIARRARGTPRIANRLLRRVRDFAQVRHDGRISAQIADAALNMLSVDQQGFDHMDRRLLLAMIEKFDGGPVGVESLASAISEERGTIEDVLEPFLIQQGYMMRTPRGRMVTRAAYLHFGLQPRVSMANMDLLGQAEDEP; encoded by the coding sequence ATGATCGAAACCGACCGCCTGGTGGCCGCCGAGGTCAAGCAGAATGAGGACGTCATCGATCGTGCGGTGCGCCCGCGCACGCTTGCCGATTACGTGGGGCAACCGGTGGCGCGCGAACAGATGGAGATCTTCGTGGCGGCCGCGCGTGGTCGCAAGGAAGCGCTCGATCACACGCTGATCTACGGGCCGCCGGGTCTGGGCAAGACCACACTGGCCCATATCATCGCCAACGAGATGGGTGTGTCGATGAGGAGCACCTCGGGTCCGGTGCTCGAGAAAGCCGGCGATCTCGCCGCACTGATGACCAACCTCGAGCCGGGCGACGTGCTGTTCATCGACGAGATCCACCGTCTGAGCCCCCAGGTGGAAGAGGTGCTGTACCCGGCAATGGAGGATTTCCAGCTCGACATCATGATCGGCGAGGGGCCGGCCGCGCGTTCGATCAAGCTGGAGTTGCCGCAGTTCACACTGGTGGGTGCGACCACCCGCGCCGGACTCCTGACCTCGCCGCTGCGTGATCGCTTTGGCATCGTGCAGCGTCTCGAGTTCTATTCGGTGGCGGACCTCGCCTGGATCGTGGCACGCTCGGGACGGATTCTCGGCATCGAACTCGAGGAGGCCGGCGCGCGCGAGATCGCGCGCCGCGCGCGCGGCACGCCACGTATCGCCAACCGCCTGTTGCGGAGGGTGCGCGATTTCGCGCAGGTGCGCCATGACGGACGGATCAGTGCGCAGATCGCCGACGCGGCGCTCAACATGCTGAGCGTCGACCAACAGGGCTTCGATCACATGGATCGCCGGCTGTTGCTGGCGATGATCGAGAAGTTCGATGGCGGTCCGGTGGGCGTGGAGAGCCTGGCCTCGGCCATCAGCGAGGAGCGGGGCACGATCGAGGACGTGCTCGAGCCGTTCCTGATCCAGCAGGGTTACATGATGCGTACCCCGCGCGGGCGCATGGTCACGCGCGCGGCCTATCTGCACTTCGGACTGCAGCCGCGGGTCAGCATGGCCAATATGGATCTGCTCGGGCAGGCGGAGGATGAGCCTTGA
- the tolR gene encoding protein TolR, with the protein MPRQRRKPIAEINVVPYIDVMLVLLIIFMITAPMLMQGVEVELPDAPSEPISNQDDEPLIVSIKADGGFYINLGAEPEKSASLEVISDKVSKILKAKPKTPVLVWGDEKVAYGIVVTLMAELQKAGAKNVGLVTENP; encoded by the coding sequence ATGCCACGGCAACGCCGCAAACCCATCGCCGAGATCAACGTCGTTCCCTATATCGACGTGATGCTGGTCCTGCTCATTATTTTCATGATCACCGCACCGATGCTGATGCAGGGCGTCGAGGTGGAACTGCCCGATGCGCCGTCGGAGCCGATTTCCAACCAGGATGACGAGCCATTGATCGTCTCGATCAAGGCCGACGGCGGCTTTTACATCAACCTGGGTGCCGAACCGGAGAAATCCGCGAGCCTCGAGGTGATCAGCGACAAGGTGAGCAAGATCCTCAAGGCAAAGCCCAAGACGCCGGTGCTGGTCTGGGGTGACGAGAAGGTGGCGTACGGGATCGTCGTGACACTGATGGCCGAGTTGCAGAAGGCGGGCGCAAAAAATGTCGGCCTGGTGACCGAGAATCCCTGA
- a CDS encoding TonB C-terminal domain-containing protein, protein MRSLEGFILPALVTVLLHAVLILALTANWQNNRDPAARVVPRHVRAQLVTLDKASAKPARKAVASRPMPPPPKPKAEPPKPKVEAPKPKPQPPKPQPKPQAKPQAKPAAKPPPDPKVQQQARQREEQQRKAVERQRQMEREMALALAAEDEAMQAENDEAFAMTYTDAIAAAIEDNWSRPPSARRGMEVILRLQLIPTGEVVAVSVLKSSGDEAFDRSAINAVHRAARFPEVAQAPPKVFESHLRSLQLKFNPEDLRL, encoded by the coding sequence ATGCGCTCGCTGGAGGGGTTCATTCTGCCTGCGCTGGTCACGGTGCTGCTGCATGCAGTGCTGATACTGGCGCTGACCGCGAATTGGCAAAACAACCGCGATCCCGCTGCGCGGGTCGTGCCGCGGCATGTGCGGGCGCAGCTCGTGACGCTCGACAAGGCGAGCGCGAAGCCGGCTCGGAAAGCCGTCGCGTCGCGTCCCATGCCGCCGCCACCCAAGCCGAAAGCCGAACCGCCGAAACCGAAGGTGGAAGCGCCGAAACCCAAACCCCAGCCGCCGAAGCCGCAGCCAAAACCGCAGGCGAAGCCACAAGCCAAGCCGGCAGCGAAGCCTCCGCCCGATCCCAAGGTGCAGCAGCAGGCGCGCCAGCGCGAAGAGCAGCAGCGCAAGGCGGTTGAACGCCAGCGCCAGATGGAGCGCGAGATGGCGCTGGCGCTCGCTGCCGAGGACGAGGCCATGCAGGCCGAGAATGACGAAGCGTTCGCGATGACCTACACCGATGCGATCGCGGCGGCCATAGAAGACAACTGGAGCCGTCCGCCCAGCGCGCGGCGCGGTATGGAAGTGATATTGAGGCTACAATTGATCCCGACCGGCGAAGTGGTGGCGGTAAGCGTGCTGAAAAGCAGCGGCGACGAGGCCTTCGACCGTTCTGCGATCAACGCGGTGCACAGGGCCGCGCGCTTTCCGGAAGTCGCCCAGGCACCGCCCAAGGTGTTCGAGAGCCATCTCCGGAGCTTGCAGCTGAAGTTTAACCCGGAGGATTTGCGTCTGTGA
- the ybgF gene encoding tol-pal system protein YbgF codes for MTRRVMRALTALVAVVLLAQPACAQVEVVEPGAAGAPPAPRSAAVPSSSKATVAAAAGNSSGELFYQLQVLQDELMKLRGIVEEQGEELRQLKQQRLDDYISLDRRIGGGSAAPPPDPAPASDVPIDATQAPSAPAPSMAASTAPRTAPAAGEEPAYQAAYERVRNRQFPEAIVAFNDFVAQYPNGSYTGNAHYWLGELYLLDGDNAAAKRNFETLLNNFGDNRKVPDAMFKLGRIYHQDGDDARAKELLQKVANDYAGSDSSAPRLAREYLQQNF; via the coding sequence GTGACGCGGCGCGTGATGCGTGCCCTGACGGCCCTGGTGGCCGTCGTTTTGCTCGCCCAGCCGGCCTGTGCGCAGGTCGAGGTCGTGGAGCCAGGTGCTGCTGGCGCGCCGCCCGCACCCCGTTCGGCGGCAGTTCCCTCGAGTAGCAAGGCGACGGTCGCCGCCGCTGCCGGCAATTCCAGCGGCGAGCTCTTCTACCAGTTGCAGGTGCTGCAGGATGAGCTGATGAAGCTGCGTGGCATTGTCGAAGAGCAGGGGGAGGAACTGCGCCAGCTCAAGCAGCAGCGGCTCGATGATTACATCAGCCTCGACCGCCGCATCGGCGGAGGCTCGGCAGCGCCACCCCCTGATCCCGCTCCGGCGTCCGATGTCCCGATAGATGCCACGCAGGCACCTTCGGCTCCGGCGCCATCGATGGCAGCCAGTACCGCACCACGCACGGCTCCCGCGGCCGGCGAGGAGCCCGCCTATCAGGCGGCCTATGAGCGGGTGCGCAACCGCCAGTTTCCGGAAGCCATTGTTGCGTTCAACGATTTCGTGGCGCAATACCCCAACGGTTCCTATACCGGTAACGCGCACTACTGGCTCGGCGAACTGTATCTGCTGGATGGCGACAATGCGGCCGCGAAAAGGAATTTCGAGACCCTGCTGAACAATTTTGGCGATAACCGCAAGGTGCCCGATGCGATGTTCAAGCTGGGCCGCATCTATCACCAGGACGGTGATGACGCCCGCGCGAAAGAGCTGCTGCAGAAGGTCGCCAACGATTATGCGGGATCGGACAGTTCGGCACCGCGCCTGGCCCGTGAATACCTGCAGCAGAATTTCTGA
- the ybgC gene encoding tol-pal system-associated acyl-CoA thioesterase, which produces MSGGWSSDEFRLPLRVYIEDTDAGGIVYYVNYLKYFERARTELMRSHGFARPALPEAGLMFVVNSLQVDYLSPARLDDELMACARLCGGGRARLLFAQRILRAGQDICRAEVSVACVSPATGKPCALPARMRAVLNGGGPGTQTD; this is translated from the coding sequence TTGAGCGGCGGCTGGAGCAGTGACGAGTTTCGGCTGCCGCTGCGGGTATATATAGAAGACACGGACGCTGGCGGCATCGTCTATTACGTGAATTACCTGAAATATTTCGAGCGTGCACGGACCGAGCTGATGCGCAGTCACGGGTTTGCCCGGCCCGCGCTGCCCGAGGCCGGCCTGATGTTCGTGGTCAATTCGCTGCAGGTCGACTACCTCAGCCCGGCGCGGCTCGATGACGAACTGATGGCCTGTGCGCGGCTATGCGGCGGCGGCCGCGCCCGGCTGCTGTTCGCGCAACGGATCCTGCGCGCGGGGCAGGATATCTGTCGCGCCGAGGTCAGCGTGGCATGCGTGAGCCCGGCCACCGGCAAACCCTGCGCGCTGCCGGCGCGGATGCGCGCCGTGTTGAATGGCGGCGGCCCGGGGACCCAAACCGATTAA
- the tolQ gene encoding protein TolQ, which yields MNEELSLWELVLNASFVVQLVMLLLFMASVVSWGMIVQRALLLRRAKQQLLGFEQTFWSGIDLSQLYRDGSSRLENGERLEGVENLFRAGFKEFTRLRQQEGIDSDAIMEGAQRAMRVALSREEEHLERHLPFLATVGSTSPYVGLFGTVWGIMHSFRGLANVHQATLATVAPGISEALIATAMGLFAAIPAVIAYNRYSARVENLIANYETFAEEFSSILHRQAHAVRKSA from the coding sequence GTGAACGAAGAGTTATCGCTCTGGGAGCTGGTGCTGAACGCCAGTTTCGTGGTGCAACTGGTGATGTTGCTGCTGTTCATGGCCTCGGTCGTCTCCTGGGGCATGATCGTGCAGCGTGCCCTGTTGCTGCGCCGCGCGAAGCAGCAGTTGCTGGGTTTCGAGCAGACCTTCTGGTCGGGCATCGATCTCAGCCAGCTCTACCGTGACGGCAGCAGCCGGCTCGAGAACGGCGAACGGCTCGAGGGCGTCGAGAACCTGTTCCGCGCCGGCTTCAAGGAATTCACCCGCCTGCGTCAGCAAGAGGGCATCGATTCCGACGCGATCATGGAAGGTGCCCAGCGCGCGATGCGGGTCGCACTCTCGCGCGAGGAAGAGCATCTCGAGCGTCACCTGCCCTTCCTGGCGACGGTAGGCTCCACCAGTCCGTATGTGGGTCTTTTCGGTACCGTTTGGGGAATCATGCACTCCTTCCGCGGTCTCGCCAATGTGCACCAGGCGACGCTCGCCACCGTGGCACCCGGTATCTCCGAAGCCCTGATTGCCACCGCGATGGGCTTGTTCGCGGCGATCCCTGCGGTGATTGCCTACAACCGCTACTCGGCGCGGGTCGAGAACCTGATTGCCAACTACGAAACTTTCGCCGAGGAATTTTCCAGCATTCTCCATCGCCAGGCCCACGCGGTCAGAAAGAGCGCCTGA